The stretch of DNA taaagtttgacaactttgttgaaaaaatatcaacatctacaatactaaagctatatggtatgaaaattaatttcatgatgCATCTAATAATATTAATTTTATATTATGAATCTTaatatatttttctataaacttagtTAAAGTTTAACTCTGACCAAATTTTATATACAGAGTAAAAAGAGACGAAGGGAGTATGAGGGCAATATGAGGGGTGCCAGGCCATAATAAAAACATTTAAGGAAGCTTTGAGAGGTTTGGTTAGATCAATTATTTAGTCTGTCTGGTTAATGACTCTGCGTTCTGATCAATTTGAGGAGCCCGCTTACAGATGGTTTTACTCTCTCTATTTAAAAATACCCGTGGGAGAGAAATTGATAAGGCATCTATTTTCCGACGAGTATTTTCCGCACGGAGGATGAGATTTTTGTGCAAAATAGTAAAATTCCCCACCTGAACCAGTTCCTCGCTCCTTTCCCTGACACGCCGGCCGTCGCTCGCTCGTACACGGCGACTTCGCCGGCGACTTGCGACGACGACTACCACCTCGAGCGCGTGCTCCTCCTTGACCGCAAGGCAGCGCAGGAGCTGTGCTGGTCAAACGCCCTCAGCTTCTTCCTCGCGCTGCATGAAGGTCGCAGCCCACCTAGCGAGATGCCCACTTCCTCCCCCTCGTTTGTGTCGGCGGAGGAGGAGATGAGGAACTGGGCGGAGCTGCCACCGGACGCGATCTCAACCATCCTCCAGAAGCTCGACCACGTCGACATCCTGATGGGGGCCGGTCAGGTGTGCCGCTCCTGGCGCGGCGCCGCCCGCGACGAGCCCGAGCTATGGCGCCGCATCGACATGCTGGGCCACGCCGACCTCTCCCCCGAGCTCAACCTCCACGGGATGGCGCAGGCCGCCGTCCGCCGCAGCGCGGGGAGATGCGAGGCGTTCTGGGGCGACTACACCGACGACCACGACTTTCTCCTCTACCTCGCCGACCAGTGAGAATTTTTAACCACCCCCCACACCATCTTCTTGTTTTAGGAGCTTTCTATTTGATTTGTTAGGCAGTGGCTACATGTTCTGTTTCCGTTCCAATCCCTTGCAATTTATGTGTACCTTCGTGTTTCGTTTAGCGGAAAAGTTCTGTACAATTTTATTTTTGGGTAGGAATCATGCAATTTTGCTATGGAATCACACAACTGAAAATTATGTGGTTTCTGATTTGATGCTTATAGTGCCTTTTTGTATTATCACTTTATCATGTTTTTCAGACTTATAACACTAGTTATTTTATTGAATTTATTATATATATTTCAGTAAGAGGAGTGACTATTCTTAGTTTGATAAAGAGAAAGCGCTAGAGAAAACCTATCACCGTGCATTACTCCGGACACCATACCGCCTTCATGTTGTCTGCAGCTTCGTAAAATTTAGTGATACTTAATTGGCAAGGGAGAATGGATGAGCGACTTACAAATAGAAGCACTTGTGGACGTATGGGTAAATCATAGAATGTTTGCAATAATTGGATGATTCTGACATTTCAAGTTTTACTCTGCTGAATTTCTCTTATCACAACATTTAGCCACCCTCTGGTCTGGTCATTGATCTACTTATCTTCATACAGTTAAACCTATCCCTTTGTGCCCACCCTATTGAAAAAGAATGCTGATTTTCCAGCCAACCAAAAATTGTTGTCCCGTCGTCAACCTGTGCATTGGCTTGCCAACTAAGAATTAACTCAGCCGAGTTCTTCATATATTGGTTTGTTAATACAGCGGGGAAGTATTCTTTGGTTTGGTTTGAAACACAATACAGTTGTGAGTTAGCCTTTTAGCGCTTCTGAGTATTTTCCAGTGAAACAGTCCCATTAGCAATGGTTTGAGACTTTGGAGTTATGTTGCTTGTTGAACAGAACAAACTCAACCGATTTCATATGCTGGAGTGCAGAGTTTATTCTAATTTTGCAACCTGCGATGAGGCATAAAAAACTTAGCATCCCTGAAATTTTTGTCAAATCAAACAATTAATCATTAATTGAATTGTCACTAGACCTCTTTAAGTTATGATCTGTGTCCTATGATGCTATGCAGTTATCTGAATTTATGAAATGTTCTATTCGTGCTCTGCAAATCTGTCGAAACATAAATTTAGCTTACTGTTTTATACAGGGTGCTTATGTCTTTCTATATGTGTGGCATATTTTTTTATTGGTTATTGAGATCCAAGTGCTACATTTGCAGGGCACCATCTCTCAAGAGTCTTCGCCTCATTTCTCGCTATAATTTTGATAAAGTACTTAAGGAGATGATAGTGAAATTCCCTTTGCTCGAGGAGCTCGAGCTTTCATTATGTTCAGATGTGGGTGAGAGTGGTGTGTTTGGGGTTGTTGGCAAAGCATGCCCACAACTGAAACGCTTCAGACTGAATAAGGACGTGTTCTATGATTTTGAAGCTAGTGACAATGACAGGGACGACGAAGCCATGGGGATTGCAACTATGCATGAGTTACGCTCTTTGCAGTTATTTGCCAATCGCCTGACCAATAAAGGACTGACAGCCATCCTGCATAATTGCCGCCACCTTGAGTCCCTTGACATTCGTCACTGCTTCAATGTCTGCATGGACAACACCCTGCGTGCAAAGTGTGATAGGATAAGTACATTGAGGCTTATCCTGCCAAGATTAAGTGATGTTCGCATGAGAGGGCAATTTGTTCGTCGGCAAACATCTGACAGGGGATTCCCCAGAATAATATCTTCCTCATCCATGGATGCCCAGGATGATCTTTCTGCCATCGAGAATCAGGTGTGCAAGCTAAGTGATGTTCGCATGAGAGGGCAATTTGTTCGTCGGCAAACATCTGACAGAATAATATCTTCCTCATCCATGGATTCTCGGGGTGATCTTTCTGCCATTGAGAATCAGGTGCGCAAGCTAATCGATGATTTGAGAAGCGATTCCATAGAAGGTCAAAGATCAGCGACATCAGAGATTCGCCTTCTAGCTAAGCACAACATGGAGAACAGGATTGTCATTGCAGATTGTGGGGCTATAAACTTGCTGGTTGGTCTTCTTCATTCACCAGATGCCAAGATCCAAGAAAATGCAGTGACATCCCTCCTCAATCTGTCCATCAGTGATAACAATAAGATTGCCATCGTGAATGCATATGCTATTGATCCTCTCATCCATGTCCTGGAAACAGGGAACCCTGAAGCTAAAGAGAATTCAGCAGCTACTTTGTCCAGTC from Triticum urartu cultivar G1812 chromosome 3, Tu2.1, whole genome shotgun sequence encodes:
- the LOC125545621 gene encoding U-box domain-containing protein 4-like, with the translated sequence MPTSSPSFVSAEEEMRNWAELPPDAISTILQKLDHVDILMGAGQVCRSWRGAARDEPELWRRIDMLGHADLSPELNLHGMAQAAVRRSAGRCEAFWGDYTDDHDFLLYLADQAPSLKSLRLISRYNFDKVLKEMIVKFPLLEELELSLCSDVGESGVFGVVGKACPQLKRFRLNKDVFYDFEASDNDRDDEAMGIATMHELRSLQLFANRLTNKGLTAILHNCRHLESLDIRHCFNVCMDNTLRAKCDRISTLRLILPRLSDVRMRGQFVRRQTSDRGFPRIISSSSMDAQDDLSAIENQVCKLSDVRMRGQFVRRQTSDRIISSSSMDSRGDLSAIENQVRKLIDDLRSDSIEGQRSATSEIRLLAKHNMENRIVIADCGAINLLVGLLHSPDAKIQENAVTSLLNLSISDNNKIAIVNAYAIDPLIHVLETGNPEAKENSAATLSSLSVIKENKVRVGRSGAVKPLVDLLVSGTPQGKRDAAIALSYLSIIHENKGHIVQADAVKQLVKLMDPALGMIDKAVAVLANLAMIPEGRTAIGETRGIPALVEVVELGSPRGKENAAAALLQLCTNSSRYCSVVLKEGAVPPLVTLSQSGTLRARETAQALLSYFRSQRHGSSLSVSKWLTGAAYL